The following proteins come from a genomic window of Lolium rigidum isolate FL_2022 chromosome 5, APGP_CSIRO_Lrig_0.1, whole genome shotgun sequence:
- the LOC124652325 gene encoding LOW QUALITY PROTEIN: ABC transporter G family member 53-like (The sequence of the model RefSeq protein was modified relative to this genomic sequence to represent the inferred CDS: inserted 1 base in 1 codon), protein MDDAGEIHAFGRSLRQESTVWSRGGDDMFSRSSRDEDDEEALRWAALEKLPTYDRARTAVLAMPEGELKEVNVQKLGAQERHALMQRVAWVGDEHERFLSKFKDRVDRVGVELPTIEVRYQNLNVEAEAYVGSRGLPTILNTYANVLEGLANTLHLTPNRKQKISILHNVSGIIKPHRMTLLLGPPGAGKTSLLLALAGTLPSSLKMSGEIIYNGHTMDEFVPRRSAAYVSQHDLHMGELTVRETVNFSAKCQGIGHRFDLLMELSRREKEENIKPDPEIDIYLKAAATGEQKAEVVTNHILKILGLDICADTIVGNNMLRGISGGQKKRVTTAEMLVTPGRALFMDEISTGLDSSTTFQIVNSIRQTIHIIGGTAVIALLQPAPETYELFDDIILLSDGQVVYNGPREHVLEFFESMGFKCPERKGVADFLQEVTSRKDQGQYWINSDETYRYVPVKEFAEAFQSFHVGQAIXSELAVPFDKSRSHPAALKTSKYGASMKELLKANINREILLMKRNSFVYIFKATQLTIMAIIAMTVFLRINMHHDSVTDGGIYMGALFFGILMIMFNGLAEVGLTIVKLPVFFKQRDLLFFPAWTYSLPSWLIKTPLSLLNVTIWVGITYYVIGFDPNIQRFFRQFLLLLLMNEASSGLFRFIAGLARNQVVASTIGSFSILIFMLTGGFILARENVKKWWIWGYWISPLMYAQNALSVNEFLSNSWNKTIPGTNKPLGTLVLESRAIFPEAKWYWIGVGALLGYVLLFNILYTVCLTFLDPFDSNQPTISEETMKIKQANLTGEVLEASSRGRVKNNTIASTDTADWSNEESTSNNATVNSSPGKKGMILPFVPLSITFEDIKYSVDMPQEIKAQGVAESRLELLKGISGSFRPGVLTALMGVSGAGKTTLMDVLAGRKTSGYIEGNITISGYPKKHETFARVSGYCEQNDIHSPNVTVYESLAFSAWLRLPANVDSSTRKMFIDEVMELVELFPLKDALVGLPGVSGLSTEQRKRLTIAVELVANPSIIFMDEPTSGLDARAAAIVMRAIRNTVDTGRTVVCTIHQPSIDIFESFDELFLMKRGGEEIYVGPLGRHSCELISYFEAIEDVRKIKDGYNPSTWMLEVTSAAQEQITGISFSQVYRNSELYRRNKSLIKELSTPPEGSNDLSFPTEYSQTFLTQCSACLWKQSLSYWRNPPYTAVKFFYTTLIALLFGTMFWGIGRKRHSQQDLFNAMGSMYASVLFMGVQNSASVQPVVAVERTVFYRERAAHMYSPLPYALGQVAIELPYIFVQSLIYGVIVYAMIGFEWTAAKFFWYLFFMYFTLAYFTFYGMMSVGLTPNYNVASVVSTAFYALWNLFSGFITPRTRIPIWWRWYYWLSPIAWTLNGLVTSQFGDVTAKFESNGVQVSEFVESYFGFHHDFLWVVAVVVVSFAVLFAFLFGLSIKLFNFQKR, encoded by the exons ATGGACGACGCCGGCGAGATACACGCCTTCGGGCGCAGCCTGCGGCAGGAGAGCACGGTATGGTCGCGCGGCGGCGACGACATGTTCTCGCGGTCGTCgcgggacgaggacgacgaggaggcgcTGCGATGGGCGGCGCTGGAGAAGCTGCCCACCTACGACCGCGCCAGGACGGCGGTGCTGGCCATGCCGGAGGGCGAGCTCAAGGAGGTGAACGTGCAGAAGCTGGGCGCGCAGGAGAGGCACGCGCTCATGCAGCGTGTCGCCTGGGTCGGCGACGAGCACGAGCGCTTCCTCTCCAAGTTCAAGGACCGCGTCGACAG AGTCGGTGTCGAGCTGCCGACGATCGAGGTGAGGTACCAGAACCTGAACGTGGAGGCGGAGGCGTACGTTGGCAGCAGGGGCCTGCCCACCATCCTCAACACCTACGCCAACGTACTGGAG GGCCTGGCAAATACTCTTCACCTAACACCAAACAGGAAGCAGAAAATATCAATCCTTCACAATGTCAGTGGAATCATTAAGCCTCACAG GATGACCTTGCTTTTGGGTCCCCCTGGTGCCGGAAAAACCTCGCTGCTTTTGGCCTTGGCTGGAACTCTGCCTTCGAGTCTTAAG ATGTCAGGGGAAATAATTTACAACGGGCATACCATGGACGAGTTTGTGCCGCGGAGATCAGCAGCTTATGTTAGCCAACATGATCTGCATATGGGCGAACTGACTGTCCGCGAGACAGTCAATTTCTCTGCGAAATGTCAAGGAATTGGTCACCGCTTTG ACCTGCTAATGGAGCTATCAAGGAGAGAAAAGGAAGAAAATATCAAACCGGATCCAGAAATAGATATCTACTTGAAG GCTGCTGCAACAGGAGAGCAGAAAGCCGAGGTGGTCACAAATCACATACTAAAG ATCTTGGGGTTGGATATCTGTGCCGACACAATCGTAGGCAACAATATGTTGAGAGGTATATCCGGAGGGCAAAAGAAGAGAGTAACAACAG CTGAGATGCTTGTAACACCAGGAAGAGCCCTTTTCATGGACGAGATATCAACTGGACTAGACAGCTCGACAACCTTCCAGATTGTGAACTCCATCCGGCAAACAATTCACATTATTGGTGGAACAGCAGTCATCGCGTTGCTACAACCTGCACCAGAgacatatgaattgtttgatgatataATTCTCCTCTCAGATGGTCAGGTTGTCTACAATGGCCCTCGAGAACATGTGCTCGAGTTCTTTGAATCAATGGGATTCAAATGTCCTGAGCGAAAAGGCGTAGCTGACTTCTTGCAAGAA GTTACATCAAGGAAAGATCAGGGACAATACTGGATAAACAGTGACGAGACATACCGATATGTTCCGGTTAAGGAGTTTGCGGAGGCATTTCAATCTTTCCACGTTGGTCAGGCTA AAAGTGAGTTAGCAGTCCCATTTGACAAGAGCAGGAGTCATCCTGCAGCCCTGAAAACATCAAAATATGGTGCCAGCATGAAGGAACTACTCAAAGCTAACATCAACAGAGAGATACTGCTCATGAAAAGAAACTCCTTTGTGTACATATTCAAGGCAACTCAG TTGACAATcatggcaatcatagcaatgaccgtcTTTCTGCGCATCAATATGCATCATGACTCAGTAACAGATGGAGGGATATACATGGGTGCTCTCTTCTTTGGGATCTTGATGATCATGTTCAATGGTTTAGCAGAAGTAGGTCTAACCATTGTAAAGCTCCCTGTTTTCTTCAAGCAAAGAGATCTTCTCTTCTTTCCAGCATGGACATACAGCTTGCCGTCATGGCTCATTAAGACCCCCCTGTCCTTACTCAACGTAACGATTTGGGTCGGCATAACATACTATGTCATTGGATTTGATCCCAACATACAGAG ATTTTTTAGACAGTTCCTGCTGCTCTTATTAATGAATGAGGCATCATCTGGACTCTTCCGCTTCATCGCTGGCCTTGCAAGGAATCAGGTTGTTGCAAGCACCATCGGCTCCTTCAGCATACTTATTTTTATGCTCACGGGTGGATTCATCCTGGCAAGAG AGAATGTGAAGAAATGGTGGATATGGGGGTACTGGATATCTCCCCTTATGTATGCACAAAATGCTCTATCGGTCAATGAGTTCCTAAGTAACAGCTGGAATAAG ACAATCCCCGGTACCAATAAACCACTTGGAACTCTAGTTCTAGAATCTCGTGCGATTTTTCCTGAAGCCAAGTGGTACTGGATTGGCGTTGGTGCATTGCTTGGATATGTGCTGCTATTCAATATCCTCTATACCGTGTGCCTCACCTTCCTCGACC CATTTGACAGCAACCAGCCAACAATATCTGAGGAAACAATGAAGATAAAACAAGCTAATCTCACTGGTGAAGTCTTAGAAGCATCATCGAGAGGACGGGTTAAGAACAATACTATAGCATCTACAG ATACTGCTGACTGGAGCAATGAAGAATCAACTTCCAACAATGCAACAGTGAATTCTAGTCCAGGCAAAAAAGGAATGATTCTCCCGTTTGTACCTCTATCCATCACATTCGAAGATATAAAATACAGTGTAGACATGCCACAG GAAATCAAAGCACAAGGTGTGGCAGAGAGCCGGCTGGAACTACTAAAGGGTATCAGCGGTTCATTTAGGCCAGGAGTACTTACAGCTCTTATGGGTGTCAGTGGTGCTGGTAAGACAACACTGATGGATGTGTTGGCTGGACGGAAGACCAGTGGATACATAGAGGGCAACATTACAATCTCTGGCTATCCAAAGAAGCACGAAACTTTTGCTCGTGTGTCAGGATACTGCGAGCAGAATGACATCCATTCACCAAATGTGACCGTGTACGAGTCTCTTGCATTCTCTGCATGGCTCCGGTTACCTGCCAACGTTGATTCTTCAACAAGAAAG ATGTTCATTGATGAGGTCATGGAGCTAGTAGAACTTTTCCCCTTAAAAGATGCATTGGTTGGATTACCTGGTGTTAGTGGATTGTCAACTGAGCAGAGGAAAAGACTGACAATAGCAGTGGAGCTGGTCGCTAACCCTTCTATCATTTTCATGGATGAACCGACATCTGGACTTGATGCACGAGCAGCAGCCATTGTCATGAGGGCAATAAGGAATACCGTAGATACAGGAAGGACAGTTGTTTGCACCATTCACCAACCAAGCATTGACATATTTGAATCTTTTGATGAG CTCTTCCTGATGAAACGAGGAGGTGAAGAGATTTATGTGGGTCCACTAGGCCGGCACTCATGTGAATTGATCAGTTATTTTGAG GCTATTGAAGATGTCAGAAAGATTAAAGATGGCTATAATCCTTCAACATGGATGCTGGAGGTGACTAGTGCAGCGCAAGAACAGATAACTGGGATTAGCTTCAGTCAAGTATACAGGAATTCTGAACTATATCG GAGGAATAAAAgtttaataaaggagctaagtacACCTCCTGAAGGTTCAAACGACTTATCCTTCCCAACGGAGTACTCACAAACCTTCCTCACACAATGTTCTGCTTGCCTGTGGAAGCAAAGTCTGTCATACTGGAGAAATCCTCCATATACTGCAGTCAAATTCTTCTATACTACACTAATTGCGCTATTGTTTGGAACAATGTTCTGGGGCATTGGAAGAAAAAG GCACAGTCAACAAGACTTGTTCAATGCCATGGGTTCCATGTATGCCTCAGTTTTGTTCATGGGGGTGCAGAACTCGGCCTCAGTTCAGCCAGTTGTGGCTGTTGAGCGCACAGTCTTTTACAGGGAAAGAGCGGCCCACATGTACTCACCTCTGCCATATGCATTGGGACAG GTTGCAATTGAACTTCCATACATCTTTGTTCAATCATTGATATATGGCGTGATAGTATATGCTATGATTGGCTTCGAGTGGACAGCTGCCAAGTTCTTTTGGTACCTGTTCTTCATGTACTTCACTCTAGCTTACTTCACATTTTACGGAATGATGTCGGTGGGCCTGACTCCGAACTACAACGTTGCCTCCGTTGTTTCCACGGCATTCTATGCTCTTTGGAACCTGTTCTCGGGATTTATTACACCAAGAACT AGAATTCCGATATGGTGGAGATGGTACTACTGGCTCAGCCCTATTGCATGGACACTCAACGGTCTGGTCACTTCACAGTTTGGAGATGTAACAGCAAAGTTCGAAAGTAACGGCGTGCAGGTGTCCGAGTTTGTAGAGAGCTATTTTGGGTTCCACCATGACTTCCTGTGGGTAGTCGCTGTGGTGGTCGTCTCATTTGCAGTTCTCTTTGCTTTCCTCTTCGGGCTATCGATAAAGCTATTCAACTTCCAGAAGAGATAA